The following DNA comes from Diceros bicornis minor isolate mBicDic1 chromosome 7, mDicBic1.mat.cur, whole genome shotgun sequence.
CATCTTCATTTGTTTGTGTACTCCACAGTACAAATTACTATTAGTTTGGgtaatattttttctataaaagaTGAAAAGTCAATCAACAGCTCTTTAAACTCATTGCTCAGAGTTCTAAATTTATGTTATATTAAAATCAAGATAGATACATGGTTACCAGAGGGCCAAggataaaaaaaagcaaaaaacaaaaaagtgatcCCAAACGGAAGAAAACATGAGCTTGAAACCAGCAAAGATTTAAGCAGAGTAAGGCATGAGAGAtgtgagagggagaaagggaagaggaaaaatgagTAAATGCACTCAAACAGTCATGTTGAGAAGTGGTTGTTTTCCATTCCTGTGAATGTAAATTTTTAGAGGGCTTCTCCCCTATATTCTATTCCAGTTTTCAACCTGAGAAAGACTAATGACGTTTGCATCCTAATAGTTTTCTCCTCAGTGTTTTCTGCAAAGCAGCCTTTACCTCCTTACTCCTCAAGCTGTAGATTAGGGGGTTCAGCATAGGGATCACTGTGGTGTAGAACACGGAGGCCACATTCTCCTGGGCCAGGGAACTGGCTGTGGAGGGTTTTAAGTACATGAATGAAGCAGATCCATAAAATAATGCCACAGCTGCAAGGTGGGAGCTGCAGGTGCTGAAGGCTTTGGACCTTCCCTCTGTGGTACTGATGTGGAGGATGCTGGAGAGGATGAAGGCATAGGAAACAAAGATTGTTAAGCTGGTGGCTATGATGTTAAATCCACCCAAAAAGAAAGTTGTCATCTCAATATCATATATGCTAAAGCAGGAGAGCTTCATGAGTGGGACAATGTCACAGAAGTAATGACTGATGAGTTTCTCACAATATGACAGTTTAAACATGAGGCCAGTCTCTATTGCTGAGCCAATGATCCCCATAGCATAGACCACAGCCACCAGCAAGGAGCAGATTTGATGAGACATGATGATGTTGTAAAGCAAAGGGCTGCAGATGGCGACATAGCAGTCATAGGCCATTGCTGACAGCATATACCCCTCAGCAATGACAAACacaaggaagaagtaaagctgtGACATGCACCCCGCATAGGAGATGACGTTCTTCTCTGACACAAAGTTCACCAGCATTTTAGGAGTAATGACAGAGGAGTAGCAGAGATCCACGAGTGACAGATTGCTGACGAAatagtacatgggggtgtgaagCTGAGCATTCAGACAAATCAGTGTAAACATGCCCAGGTTCCCTATCGTGGTGACTGAGTAGATcccaagaaagagaaggaagagggggagctggagctctGGCCGATTAATCCCCCGAGAATGAACTCTGTCACTGTGGAGTGATTTTCTGGAGCCATTCCCCTTTGTTTGGGAGCTCTGTGGAGATAAGAGAGAAGAGCCTATGAAACACTATATATGAGTCTTCTGGTGGGGCTAGGTACCAGCATCTGTTTCTGAGTGAGTGATCTTGAACTCTTCCCTGCTTGTTTGTCTCCTTGCTCCTTCTAATCGTTTCTAGGATTCAGACAATTCTGCCAAGGGTTGGAGAACACGAAGGTGAGAAGAAAGTGGCTACCCTGGAGCTTTTACCACCCTCATGCTCCTCAAATACCTTAGAGGTAACTACAAGTGTGTTTTGACGATGGGGTGGGAGTTGAATTTTGCTCTAGAAAGAGAATCTCCCTTGTCATCTAGGCAATCCCAAAATATTACCCATTATAATGAAAAGGTGTGGCTACCTTATCTCAAATCCAGGTACTGTGGGCTGGTAGTTAAAGCCCTACCAACTCCTGAGTGACAAATAAATTTCCACATTTGAGAAATAGATAGCGTTATAGTGTCAATTCCCAAAGTTTAAaagcatatatataaaatttaataatatacatgcaaatattttccaaatatacaGTTGCTACACAAATGTGAATTTTCATTAGGCATCTGGAATTTGTCCTAATTTTTTGTTGAACCTGTGGTCCTGAGATAGttattcttagttctggttacacATAATAATCACCCAGAgagcattaaaaaataatgatcttAGGTCCCTACCTATAGTAATTCTGATTTATTGATCTGTGACATTTTCTGGGCATTGAGCTCTATGTTTCTAGGCAGGTAGCAAAATTCAGCTAAAGAAAgtaaagattttgttttttaaagttttgtgttTATTGGAACCAGAATAATTCTGTAAATTGAAAAACTGGCATGGAATACAGTTTATCCTCAGTAAAATAAAGCTACTGAGGAACAGTTTGAGAC
Coding sequences within:
- the LOC131408308 gene encoding LOW QUALITY PROTEIN: olfactory receptor 8A1-like (The sequence of the model RefSeq protein was modified relative to this genomic sequence to represent the inferred CDS: inserted 1 base in 1 codon), which produces MAPENHSTVTEFILGGLXRPELQLPLFLLFLGIYSVTTIGNLGMFTLICLNAQLHTPMYYFVSNLSLVDLCYSSVITPKMLVNFVSEKNVISYAGCMSQLYFFLVFVIAEGYMLSAMAYDCYVAICSPLLYNIIMSHQICSLLVAVVYAMGIIGSAIETGLMFKLSYCEKLISHYFCDIVPLMKLSCFSIYDIEMTTFFLGGFNIIATSLTIFVSYAFILSSILHISTTEGRSKAFSTCSSHLAAVALFYGSASFMYLKPSTASSLAQENVASVFYTTVIPMLNPLIYSLRSKEVKAALQKTLRRKLLGCKRH